Proteins from a genomic interval of Pseudomonas silesiensis:
- the dusA gene encoding tRNA dihydrouridine(20/20a) synthase DusA, which translates to MSLKTALLARRFSVAPMMDWTDRHCRFFLRLLSKHALLYTEMVTTGALLNGDHERFLRHNEAEHPLALQLGGSVPLDLAMCARMAQDHGYDEVNLNVGCPSDRVQNNMIGACLMGHPQLVADCVKAMRDAVSIPVTVKHRIGINGRDSYEQLCDFVGTVRDAGCTSFTVHARIAILEGLSPKENRDIPPLRYDVAARLKTDFPELEIILNGGIKTLEACREHLQTFDGVMLGREAYHNPYVMAEVDQQLFGSTAPVISRAEALAQLRPYIAAHIDAGGSMHHITRHVLGLGTGFPGARKFRQLLSVDIHKAKEPLVLLDQAAELLEGR; encoded by the coding sequence ATGTCCTTAAAAACCGCCCTGCTCGCCCGCCGCTTCTCCGTCGCACCGATGATGGATTGGACCGACCGCCACTGCCGCTTCTTCTTGCGCCTGCTCTCCAAGCACGCCCTCCTCTACACCGAGATGGTCACCACCGGCGCGCTGCTCAACGGCGATCACGAGCGCTTCCTGCGCCACAACGAAGCCGAACACCCTCTCGCCCTGCAACTCGGTGGCAGTGTGCCGCTGGACTTGGCCATGTGCGCGCGCATGGCGCAGGACCATGGTTACGACGAGGTGAATCTGAATGTCGGCTGCCCGAGTGATCGGGTGCAGAATAATATGATCGGCGCCTGCCTTATGGGGCATCCGCAGTTGGTGGCCGATTGTGTGAAGGCGATGCGTGATGCGGTGTCGATCCCGGTGACGGTGAAACACCGGATCGGGATCAATGGCCGGGACAGTTACGAGCAGTTGTGCGATTTCGTCGGCACGGTGCGGGATGCCGGGTGCACGAGTTTTACGGTGCATGCGCGGATTGCGATTCTGGAGGGGTTGTCGCCGAAGGAGAACCGCGACATTCCGCCCCTGCGGTATGACGTGGCGGCGCGGTTGAAGACGGATTTTCCGGAGCTGGAGATCATTCTCAATGGCGGGATCAAGACGCTGGAGGCTTGTCGCGAGCACTTGCAGACGTTTGATGGTGTGATGCTGGGTCGTGAGGCTTATCACAACCCTTATGTGATGGCCGAGGTGGATCAGCAGCTGTTCGGCAGCACGGCGCCGGTGATCAGCCGGGCCGAGGCGCTGGCGCAATTGCGGCCTTATATCGCGGCGCATATCGATGCGGGTGGTTCGATGCACCACATCACTAGGCATGTGTTGGGGCTGGGCACCGGGTTTCCGGGGGCACGCAAGTTTCGGCAGTTGTTGTCGGTGGATATTCATAAGGCGAAAGAGCCTTTGGTGTTGCTGGATCAGGCGGCGGAGTTGTTGGAGGGGCGTTAA
- a CDS encoding type II toxin-antitoxin system HigB family toxin, translated as MQKYSQWHAALSLWLTTFDKPGLRFESFEQTRNLWSATSGWNVDRVPRSKLRESSRKGPLDIYIFDIKKNECRIICWINTMNGTIYIKNILPHAGYDKWCKSEVE; from the coding sequence ATGCAGAAATACAGTCAGTGGCACGCAGCGCTGAGTCTATGGCTAACGACGTTTGATAAGCCAGGCCTGCGCTTCGAGTCGTTTGAGCAGACTCGAAACCTTTGGTCCGCCACGTCTGGATGGAACGTTGATCGAGTCCCTCGCTCAAAACTTCGGGAGTCGAGCAGGAAGGGGCCCCTTGATATTTATATTTTTGATATCAAGAAGAATGAGTGCCGGATTATTTGTTGGATAAATACGATGAATGGCACCATTTATATTAAAAACATCCTGCCTCACGCCGGATACGACAAGTGGTGTAAAAGTGAGGTCGAGTAG
- a CDS encoding helix-turn-helix domain-containing protein: MKRDKIEATGLDAFIANISPMLDGLSDQMATMSRLLSACHEKIKDDKDLQGRMALIDELYSHADSEGHVAARFAELVADRVYEYETETVLIPYSSQSEALAFLIADRGVKQKDLSEIASQSAISEMLNNKRKMTVSQIKGFSDYFKVPVEFFMHGVV; the protein is encoded by the coding sequence ATGAAGCGTGATAAAATCGAAGCCACTGGACTAGATGCCTTCATAGCTAATATTTCACCGATGCTTGATGGTCTTAGCGATCAGATGGCGACCATGTCCCGGTTATTGTCTGCCTGTCATGAAAAAATCAAGGATGATAAAGACTTACAGGGGCGCATGGCGCTAATCGATGAGCTTTACTCTCATGCTGATAGTGAAGGGCATGTAGCAGCACGCTTCGCGGAGTTGGTGGCTGATCGTGTTTATGAGTACGAGACTGAGACGGTTTTGATCCCTTACTCCTCTCAATCGGAAGCGTTGGCGTTTCTTATTGCCGATAGGGGAGTTAAACAAAAGGACTTGTCCGAAATTGCTTCTCAAAGTGCCATTTCAGAAATGCTGAACAATAAAAGAAAAATGACTGTTTCTCAGATAAAAGGCTTTTCTGATTACTTTAAGGTTCCTGTCGAGTTTTTTATGCACGGTGTAGTTTGA
- a CDS encoding DUF2628 domain-containing protein: MSSTDELQNHDASPKWKERFAFFNQHGSPKNPTFSSALKQLTTRKRMLINMNFIAIFFGPVYLFVLGLWKKNLALIAIIVVVSFSLSLIFTILGRELPYALGSGLNVVFALMYGLSANYAYYLKQEKGSQGWNPFEGLKIV; this comes from the coding sequence ATGAGCAGCACGGACGAATTGCAAAACCACGATGCCAGCCCGAAATGGAAAGAGCGATTCGCTTTTTTCAATCAGCACGGCAGCCCCAAAAACCCCACCTTCAGCTCCGCGCTCAAGCAGCTAACGACCCGCAAGCGCATGCTGATCAATATGAACTTCATCGCGATTTTCTTCGGCCCGGTTTATCTTTTCGTGCTTGGCCTGTGGAAAAAGAACCTGGCGCTGATAGCGATCATCGTCGTCGTCAGCTTCAGCCTGTCGTTGATCTTCACAATCCTGGGCCGTGAATTGCCCTACGCCTTGGGCAGCGGCCTGAACGTCGTCTTTGCACTGATGTATGGGTTGAGCGCCAACTATGCGTATTACCTGAAACAGGAAAAAGGCTCGCAGGGGTGGAACCCGTTTGAAGGGTTGAAGATAGTCTGA
- a CDS encoding transketolase family protein, whose protein sequence is MNNATNTPTSMIEPPKKRLTTSAMIASIASEGQATRSAPFGHALAALADQRSDIVGMSADLSKYTDLHIFAKAHPDRFYQMGMAEQLLMSAAAGMAREGFVPFATTYAVFASRRAYDFICMAIAEENLNVKIVCGLPGLTTGYGPSHQATDDLAIFRAMPNLMIVDPCDALEIEQAVPAIAAHQGPVYMRLLRGNVPLVLDEYGYKFEIGKAKTLRTGNDVLIISTGLMTMRALEAAKELQADGVDVAVLHVPTIKPLDEQTILAEARKPGRLVITAENSSIIGGLGEAVATVLLRNGVTPTFRQIALPDAFLDAGALPTLHDRYGISTQAVCTQIKAWL, encoded by the coding sequence ATGAACAACGCAACCAATACCCCGACTTCAATGATCGAGCCGCCTAAAAAACGCCTGACCACCTCGGCGATGATCGCGTCGATTGCCTCTGAAGGCCAGGCCACCCGCTCAGCACCTTTTGGCCATGCGTTAGCCGCGCTGGCGGATCAGCGTTCAGACATCGTGGGCATGTCCGCCGACTTGTCCAAGTACACCGACCTGCACATTTTCGCCAAGGCCCACCCAGATCGTTTCTATCAAATGGGCATGGCCGAGCAGTTGTTGATGAGCGCGGCAGCGGGGATGGCCCGGGAAGGCTTCGTACCCTTCGCCACGACCTATGCCGTATTCGCCTCCCGCCGCGCCTATGACTTCATCTGCATGGCGATTGCCGAGGAAAACCTCAACGTCAAAATCGTCTGCGGCTTGCCCGGTCTCACCACCGGTTACGGCCCAAGCCACCAGGCCACGGACGACCTGGCGATCTTCCGTGCCATGCCCAACCTGATGATCGTCGACCCGTGCGACGCGCTCGAGATCGAACAGGCAGTGCCTGCCATCGCCGCTCACCAAGGGCCCGTCTACATGCGTCTGCTACGCGGAAATGTGCCGCTGGTGCTGGACGAATACGGCTACAAATTCGAGATCGGCAAAGCCAAAACCCTGCGTACCGGCAATGATGTTTTAATCATCTCCACCGGTTTAATGACGATGCGCGCGTTGGAAGCGGCCAAAGAACTTCAAGCTGATGGCGTTGATGTGGCCGTGCTACATGTACCGACGATCAAGCCCCTGGATGAACAAACCATTCTGGCTGAAGCCAGAAAACCCGGTCGACTGGTCATTACCGCGGAAAACAGCTCCATCATCGGTGGACTGGGTGAGGCGGTTGCCACGGTCCTGCTGCGGAACGGCGTAACACCTACTTTCAGGCAAATAGCCTTACCGGACGCCTTCCTCGATGCCGGCGCGCTGCCAACACTCCATGATCGCTACGGTATTTCAACTCAAGCGGTTTGCACGCAAATCAAAGCCTGGCTGTAA
- a CDS encoding transketolase yields MTTHPSYASSKTLVQRAHNIRRHALQMGQVQGQGYVGQALGAADLLAVSYFHALNYRPENPQWEERDRFYLSIGHYAIALYAALIEAEIIPLDELQTYGSDDSRLPMSGMATYTPGMEITGGSLGQGLGIAVGACLGLKRKGSSSFVYNLLSDGELNEGSTWEAVMSASHWKLDNLIAIVDVNNQQADGYSSEILSFEPIVDRWQAFGWFTQRVDGNDLEALVAAFDAARNHPGTQPRVIICDTKMGKGVPFLENREKTHFIRVEEHEWDLALSNLEEGKNQ; encoded by the coding sequence ATGACTACCCATCCTTCATACGCGTCATCCAAAACCCTGGTGCAGCGCGCCCACAATATTCGTCGGCACGCGCTGCAAATGGGTCAAGTCCAGGGCCAGGGCTATGTCGGCCAGGCCCTCGGTGCCGCCGACCTGCTGGCAGTGTCTTACTTTCACGCCCTGAACTATCGGCCGGAAAACCCGCAGTGGGAGGAGCGAGACCGCTTCTACCTCTCCATCGGTCACTACGCGATTGCGCTGTACGCCGCATTGATCGAAGCCGAAATCATCCCGCTCGATGAGCTGCAAACCTACGGATCGGATGACAGCCGGCTGCCGATGTCGGGCATGGCGACCTACACCCCAGGCATGGAAATCACCGGCGGTTCGCTGGGTCAGGGCCTGGGCATCGCGGTCGGGGCCTGCCTGGGCCTCAAGCGCAAAGGTTCGTCTTCCTTCGTCTACAACTTGCTGTCGGACGGCGAACTGAATGAAGGCTCGACCTGGGAAGCGGTGATGTCGGCCTCGCACTGGAAGCTCGACAACCTGATTGCCATAGTCGATGTCAACAACCAGCAAGCCGATGGCTACTCCAGCGAAATCCTCTCGTTCGAACCGATCGTTGATCGCTGGCAGGCATTTGGCTGGTTCACCCAACGGGTCGATGGCAATGACCTGGAGGCACTGGTCGCCGCATTCGATGCCGCGCGCAACCATCCCGGCACGCAACCGCGAGTCATCATCTGCGACACCAAAATGGGTAAAGGCGTGCCCTTCCTGGAAAACCGCGAGAAGACCCACTTCATCCGTGTGGAAGAGCACGAATGGGATCTGGCACTGAGCAATCTTGAAGAAGGAAAAAACCAATGA
- a CDS encoding MFS transporter: MTTLSLEAVSTVRSNAYRKTAWRLMPFLMLCYLCAYLDRVNVGFAKLQMMNDLALSETVYGLGAGMFFIGYFLCEVPSNIILHKVGARVWIARIMITWGIVSALFAFVETAWQFYALRFLLGIAEAGLAPGLLLYLTYWFPSYRRARMTVLWFIAIPLSGMVGGPLSGWIMTHFAGMHGWAGWQWMFVLEAVPTVVVGLLVLSYLKDGVHQASWLNDDEKALIARELAEDDQHKVTHASVGEFIRDRRLWLLAAIYFCVVMGQYAITFWLPTLVRNAGVSDPMQIGVLTSLPYLCAIVAMLYAGRSGDKHRERRWHLIIPMFAGAIGLTLAAMMGGNVTLSILSLCLAASGILSATSMFWMLPTTLLGGVSAAAGIAAVNSFANLAGFCSPYLIGWITTLTGSSAIGMYLITGVLVAGALLVLRIPAALVNR; encoded by the coding sequence ATGACAACCCTGTCGCTCGAAGCGGTTTCGACCGTGCGCTCCAACGCCTACCGGAAAACCGCGTGGCGCCTGATGCCGTTCCTGATGCTGTGCTACCTGTGCGCCTATCTGGATCGAGTCAATGTCGGCTTTGCCAAACTGCAAATGATGAACGATCTGGCGCTCAGCGAAACGGTCTACGGGCTGGGCGCTGGCATGTTCTTCATCGGCTACTTCCTCTGCGAAGTCCCCAGCAACATCATCCTGCACAAGGTCGGTGCGCGGGTCTGGATCGCGCGCATCATGATCACCTGGGGCATCGTTTCCGCTCTGTTCGCCTTCGTCGAAACCGCTTGGCAGTTCTATGCGTTGCGCTTTCTGCTGGGCATTGCCGAAGCCGGCCTGGCGCCGGGTCTGTTGCTGTATCTGACCTACTGGTTTCCATCCTACCGTCGTGCCCGCATGACCGTGTTGTGGTTCATCGCCATTCCGCTGTCAGGCATGGTGGGTGGCCCCCTCTCCGGCTGGATCATGACCCACTTCGCAGGGATGCATGGCTGGGCGGGATGGCAGTGGATGTTCGTGCTGGAGGCGGTGCCCACGGTCGTGGTTGGACTTCTGGTATTGAGCTATCTCAAGGACGGCGTGCATCAAGCCAGCTGGCTCAACGACGACGAAAAAGCGCTGATCGCCCGCGAGCTGGCCGAGGATGACCAGCACAAAGTCACCCATGCCTCTGTGGGCGAGTTCATCCGCGACCGTCGTCTCTGGTTATTGGCCGCCATCTACTTCTGTGTCGTGATGGGCCAGTACGCAATCACCTTCTGGCTGCCGACCCTGGTGCGTAACGCAGGGGTGTCCGACCCGATGCAAATCGGCGTGCTGACCAGCCTGCCCTACCTCTGCGCAATCGTGGCCATGCTGTATGCCGGACGCAGCGGCGACAAACATCGCGAGCGCCGCTGGCACCTCATCATACCGATGTTCGCGGGTGCCATCGGACTGACCCTGGCGGCAATGATGGGGGGAAATGTGACGCTCTCGATTCTGAGTCTATGCCTGGCCGCTTCCGGAATTCTGTCCGCGACGTCGATGTTCTGGATGTTACCCACCACGTTGCTCGGTGGAGTGTCTGCCGCCGCGGGCATCGCGGCGGTCAACAGCTTCGCCAACCTCGCCGGCTTCTGCTCGCCTTACCTGATCGGCTGGATCACCACCCTCACCGGCTCCAGCGCCATCGGCATGTACCTGATCACCGGTGTACTGGTGGCCGGTGCCCTGTTGGTACTGCGCATTCCCGCCGCCCTGGTCAATCGTTGA
- a CDS encoding SDR family NAD(P)-dependent oxidoreductase: MLLQGKVAIITGAASARGIGRATATTFAQQGAHVVILDLDESAARDAAASLGEGHLGLAANVADESQVQSAVAKIIEHFGRIDILVNNAGITQPLKTLDIRPCDYDKVLDVSLRGTLLMSQAVIPTMRQQSSGSIVCMSSVSAQRGGGIFGGPHYSAAKAGVLGLGKAMARELGPDKIRVNSIAPGLIHTDITGGLMQDERRHAIIDGIPLGRLGEAQDVANAALFLASDLSSYLTGITLDVNGGMLIH, translated from the coding sequence ATGCTTCTTCAAGGCAAAGTCGCGATCATCACCGGTGCAGCTTCCGCACGAGGCATTGGCCGCGCTACAGCGACCACCTTTGCGCAACAGGGTGCACACGTCGTGATCCTCGATCTGGATGAATCCGCCGCCCGTGATGCCGCTGCTTCCCTGGGTGAAGGACATCTCGGTCTTGCAGCCAACGTTGCTGACGAATCGCAGGTTCAGTCGGCCGTCGCCAAAATCATCGAGCACTTTGGCCGCATCGACATTCTCGTCAACAACGCCGGCATCACCCAGCCCCTCAAGACATTGGACATTCGCCCTTGCGATTACGACAAGGTACTGGACGTCAGCTTGCGCGGTACCTTGCTGATGTCGCAGGCGGTGATTCCGACCATGCGTCAACAGTCTTCCGGCAGCATCGTGTGCATGTCTTCCGTTTCGGCCCAGCGCGGTGGCGGCATTTTCGGTGGCCCGCATTACAGTGCCGCCAAAGCGGGCGTGTTGGGTCTGGGCAAAGCCATGGCACGAGAACTGGGGCCGGACAAGATTCGCGTCAACTCCATCGCACCTGGTTTGATTCACACCGACATCACCGGCGGCCTGATGCAGGACGAACGCCGCCACGCGATCATCGACGGCATTCCGTTAGGCCGCCTTGGTGAAGCGCAGGACGTCGCCAACGCGGCCCTGTTCCTGGCCAGTGACCTTTCCTCCTACCTGACTGGCATCACGCTGGATGTGAACGGCGGCATGCTGATTCACTGA
- a CDS encoding LysR substrate-binding domain-containing protein: protein MRSPGDAPPILPPLKAIQAFEQTARFGNVARAAELLDLTPSAVSHQLAKLEAMIGRQLFLRTARGVTLTPVGEQYLKEVSGILHSLAIATERAASDVSLDCLRLHSSPSFGLLWLMPRLEQFRESHPDIQLNLSCSYESLHFSRDKIDVDIRHGLPNWPSFEVRTVRDEKIAVMASPKLLEKRPVHSVVDLLDSNLIMSEATLIKWPQLFAQHGVSRPDKPYTLSFDRSYMTLEAASHGLGFALESTLLAQDYLARGVLVEVAPELSAPITAHHLVFPRAHSNFPRVRRFLEWMQKELGHDFAY from the coding sequence ATGCGTTCACCCGGCGACGCGCCTCCGATACTGCCACCCCTGAAAGCCATTCAGGCCTTCGAGCAGACGGCCCGATTCGGCAACGTTGCCCGCGCCGCGGAACTGCTCGACCTGACGCCCTCGGCGGTCAGTCACCAATTGGCCAAACTGGAGGCGATGATCGGCCGGCAGTTGTTCTTGCGAACGGCGCGGGGCGTGACACTCACACCGGTCGGCGAGCAATACCTCAAGGAAGTGTCTGGCATCCTCCACAGTCTCGCGATAGCGACCGAACGTGCCGCCAGTGATGTCAGCCTGGACTGCCTGCGGTTGCACTCGTCGCCCAGTTTCGGCCTGTTGTGGCTGATGCCGCGCCTGGAGCAGTTCCGGGAAAGTCATCCGGATATCCAGCTCAACCTGTCGTGCTCCTACGAGTCGCTGCACTTCAGTCGGGACAAGATCGATGTCGATATTCGCCATGGTTTGCCCAACTGGCCAAGCTTCGAAGTGCGGACAGTGAGAGACGAAAAAATTGCGGTGATGGCGTCACCGAAACTGCTGGAAAAGCGCCCTGTGCACAGTGTTGTCGATTTGCTGGACAGCAACCTGATCATGTCGGAGGCGACGCTGATCAAGTGGCCGCAGTTGTTCGCGCAGCATGGCGTCTCACGCCCGGATAAACCCTATACCCTGAGCTTCGACCGTTCGTATATGACACTGGAAGCTGCAAGCCATGGGCTTGGTTTTGCCCTCGAAAGTACCTTGCTCGCCCAGGACTACCTCGCTCGGGGCGTATTGGTCGAAGTGGCGCCGGAGCTGAGCGCGCCTATTACGGCGCACCATCTGGTATTTCCCCGGGCCCATTCCAATTTTCCAAGGGTGCGGCGGTTCCTGGAATGGATGCAAAAGGAATTGGGACATGATTTTGCGTACTGA
- a CDS encoding transporter substrate-binding domain-containing protein, translating into MKKIKTAMTLGGLLVLSFGVQAQQSPSHLDTVIQQGQLRVCTTGDYKPYTSKADDGEYSGIDIAMARSLADSLGVKVEWVQTTWKTLMPDMLAGKCDIGVGGISVTLERQKKAFFSTTLDVDGKIPLVRCEEQASYQTIEQINQPSVRLVEPAGGTNEAFVHAFLPKAQLRLHDNVTIFQELLDKKADVMITDASEALYQQKLKPGLCAVNPTRFMQYGEKAYLLPRDDISWKLYVDQWLHLAKVTGNYQKVLEQWLAVPVAK; encoded by the coding sequence ATGAAAAAAATCAAAACCGCGATGACGCTCGGAGGCCTGCTCGTCCTATCCTTCGGCGTTCAGGCCCAGCAAAGCCCATCGCACCTGGACACCGTCATTCAACAAGGCCAGCTGCGCGTCTGCACCACGGGCGACTACAAACCCTATACCTCCAAAGCCGATGACGGCGAATACTCGGGGATCGACATCGCCATGGCCCGCTCGCTGGCCGACAGCCTTGGCGTCAAGGTCGAATGGGTGCAGACCACCTGGAAAACCCTGATGCCCGACATGCTGGCAGGCAAATGCGACATCGGCGTCGGCGGCATCTCGGTCACGCTGGAGCGCCAGAAAAAAGCCTTCTTCAGCACCACCCTGGATGTCGACGGCAAGATCCCGCTGGTGCGCTGCGAAGAGCAGGCGTCGTACCAGACCATCGAGCAAATCAACCAGCCTTCGGTGCGCCTGGTCGAACCGGCCGGCGGCACCAACGAAGCCTTTGTCCACGCCTTCCTGCCCAAGGCGCAATTGCGCCTGCATGACAACGTGACCATCTTCCAGGAGCTGCTGGACAAGAAGGCCGACGTGATGATCACTGATGCTTCGGAAGCGCTGTACCAGCAGAAACTCAAACCCGGTTTGTGCGCGGTCAATCCAACCCGGTTCATGCAATATGGGGAGAAGGCCTATCTGCTGCCGCGGGACGACATCAGCTGGAAGTTGTATGTCGATCAGTGGCTGCATCTGGCGAAGGTGACGGGGAATTATCAGAAGGTTTTGGAGCAGTGGTTGGCGGTGCCTGTGGCTAAATAG
- a CDS encoding murein L,D-transpeptidase catalytic domain family protein, which produces MALDRIGMAITALLLTSLSIPAAYADSLEAALIKAAPHANAKVIGLAVRASQCSIAQGKAPVQRLAVIDYSLPSTEQRLWVFDLKKRKLLFHELVAHGRNSGENMAVKFSNQNESFATSLGLYRTQASYVGQNGYSLRMEGLEPGFNDNAFDRAIVIHGAPYVSPVLARANGRIGRSLGCPAVRPAIAHKLIDSMKDGQLLFSYYPDQRWLKSSSYINCGGATVASSSKSTTRQ; this is translated from the coding sequence ATGGCGCTAGACCGCATTGGCATGGCAATCACGGCCCTGCTGCTGACCTCCCTCTCAATACCGGCAGCGTACGCCGATTCGCTTGAAGCCGCGCTGATCAAAGCGGCTCCCCATGCCAACGCCAAAGTCATTGGACTGGCGGTACGCGCTTCCCAATGTAGCATCGCCCAGGGCAAAGCCCCGGTGCAAAGGCTAGCAGTGATCGATTACTCACTGCCCTCCACCGAACAGCGGCTATGGGTTTTCGATCTGAAGAAACGCAAGTTGCTGTTCCACGAACTGGTGGCCCACGGTCGCAACAGCGGCGAGAACATGGCGGTCAAATTCTCCAATCAGAACGAAAGTTTTGCCACCAGCCTCGGCCTGTACCGCACCCAGGCGAGTTATGTCGGGCAGAACGGTTACTCGCTTCGCATGGAAGGACTGGAGCCGGGTTTCAACGACAATGCGTTTGACCGGGCGATCGTTATCCACGGCGCACCTTATGTCAGCCCGGTACTTGCACGGGCGAATGGGCGAATCGGTCGAAGCCTGGGTTGCCCGGCAGTACGACCGGCCATTGCGCACAAGCTGATCGACTCGATGAAAGATGGGCAGTTGCTGTTCTCTTACTATCCCGACCAGCGGTGGCTGAAGTCTTCTTCGTACATCAATTGTGGTGGCGCCACGGTTGCGTCGTCTTCAAAGTCCACGACCCGCCAATAA
- a CDS encoding L,D-transpeptidase family protein — MVQLTRLFVISRVFFMVFLISGAAQGQTSPIMLSSPADAMNETAPDDIVAQAIQAELAPLATAFPPLLTSPRHQRVDVNRVVMDFYSHRGYRAAWSHDSDVAQLLKSLGETQVDGLDPADFRIAELAGAQTLMQSMVPTPAQRAAFDMAATHTFITALLQLRRGKVDPSRLDMHWNFDPVGVDPRADVNNFFAALDNHDVARAFAQAPPQEAIYGSLRMGLAQLRTVRDRGGWPKVAEGESLKPGMDNAAVGQLRTRLVAGGYLAPQRTPRTIYDDAVIAAVKKYQSEQYLGADGVAGAATLAALNVPVEARIDQVRVNMERARWLLYKLQGTFVIVDIAGYKVALYRDGKAIWRSRVQVGKPYRSTPVFQSEITYVTFNPTWTVPPTILVQDMLPKIRSNPGYLAANRIRVLDREGNVLDPAGVDWDHPRGLTLRQDAGAENSLGQVVIRFPNDYAIYLHDTPHRELFAKPFRATSSGCIRVENPLQLVELLFNDPVRWNAAGIQAQLANGKTENIKLPVKVPVLLAYWTVDLSNDGRVIFKPDIYGYDTAVLRGLNKPLKLPILDWQRAGSPAVVAGQNQQ, encoded by the coding sequence ATGGTGCAGTTAACAAGGTTATTCGTCATAAGCCGCGTCTTTTTTATGGTCTTTCTGATCAGCGGTGCAGCGCAGGGGCAAACGTCGCCGATCATGCTGTCATCTCCAGCGGATGCGATGAACGAGACGGCACCTGATGACATCGTCGCTCAGGCGATTCAGGCCGAACTGGCGCCACTGGCAACTGCGTTCCCGCCGTTGCTCACCTCGCCGCGTCATCAGCGGGTGGATGTGAACCGGGTGGTGATGGATTTTTACAGCCATCGCGGTTATCGCGCCGCCTGGTCCCATGACAGCGACGTTGCACAGTTGCTGAAAAGCCTGGGCGAAACCCAGGTCGACGGGCTCGACCCCGCGGATTTTCGCATTGCCGAGCTGGCCGGGGCGCAAACATTGATGCAGTCCATGGTGCCCACCCCGGCGCAACGCGCTGCGTTCGATATGGCGGCCACCCATACCTTCATCACGGCATTGCTGCAGCTACGACGCGGCAAGGTCGACCCATCGCGACTGGACATGCATTGGAACTTCGACCCTGTCGGCGTCGATCCTCGTGCAGACGTAAACAATTTCTTCGCCGCGCTCGACAACCACGATGTGGCGCGGGCGTTCGCCCAAGCGCCACCACAAGAAGCGATTTATGGCAGCTTGCGGATGGGCCTGGCGCAATTGCGCACGGTGCGGGACAGGGGGGGCTGGCCGAAGGTTGCCGAAGGTGAGTCGCTCAAGCCCGGCATGGATAACGCTGCGGTCGGGCAGTTGCGGACCCGTTTGGTGGCGGGGGGCTATCTGGCTCCACAACGAACGCCGCGCACGATTTACGACGACGCCGTCATCGCTGCGGTGAAGAAGTATCAATCCGAGCAATACCTGGGCGCGGACGGTGTGGCGGGGGCGGCGACGCTGGCGGCCCTGAACGTACCCGTCGAGGCGCGGATCGACCAGGTCCGGGTGAACATGGAGCGCGCGCGCTGGTTGCTGTACAAGCTGCAGGGCACGTTCGTCATCGTCGATATCGCCGGCTACAAGGTGGCGCTCTACCGCGACGGCAAGGCGATATGGCGTTCACGGGTACAGGTCGGCAAGCCGTACCGCAGTACGCCGGTGTTCCAGTCCGAGATCACCTACGTCACGTTCAACCCGACCTGGACCGTGCCGCCGACGATCCTGGTCCAGGATATGCTGCCCAAGATCCGCAGTAATCCAGGCTACCTGGCCGCGAACCGCATCAGGGTCCTGGATCGCGAAGGCAATGTGCTCGATCCGGCGGGCGTTGATTGGGATCACCCGCGCGGCCTGACCTTGCGTCAGGATGCCGGTGCGGAGAACTCGCTGGGTCAGGTGGTGATCCGGTTTCCTAACGACTATGCGATCTATCTTCACGACACCCCCCACCGCGAGTTGTTTGCCAAACCCTTCCGTGCCACCAGTTCCGGTTGCATACGGGTGGAAAACCCGTTGCAATTGGTGGAGCTTTTGTTTAACGATCCGGTTCGGTGGAATGCCGCCGGGATCCAGGCCCAATTGGCAAACGGCAAAACTGAAAACATCAAGCTTCCCGTGAAAGTGCCGGTGTTGCTGGCGTATTGGACGGTAGACTTGAGCAACGATGGCCGGGTGATTTTCAAACCCGACATTTACGGGTATGACACGGCTGTGCTTCGAGGGTTGAACAAGCCGTTGAAACTACCCATCCTGGATTGGCAGCGCGCAGGTAGTCCCGCGGTCGTGGCGGGGCAGAACCAACAGTAG